CGCAAATACGCCTCGGTGAGCCCCGAAACCCAGCCTGCCGCTATCATGGGATTGAGGGAGGTCAGGGGCGCCGCCGCCATGGCGGCCAGGATGGTCAAGGGATGGCCCAAAGCCAGCAACGCCCCCAGGCCGGCGAAAAACGCGTTGACGCCCACCCACCAGCCGACCATTTCCACGCCCACGGCTCCGCCGCGGCTGAGAAATCCATATGCTATCAAGGCTATGATTGCCGCGGGGATTCCCCATTTAAAAACCTTGCCCAGCTTGCCCTTGGGAGGCAGGCTTTCCAGCTCTTCTATGTCGATTTGCTCGTCAAAATGCTTTTTGATGCCCGGCACATGCCCGGCGCCCACCACGGCCACGACCTTGTCGCCCGGAGCGTGGTTTATGGTGTGGACCATATAGAGGTCCCGTTCGTCGATGAGCACGGTCCGCACCTGGGGCAGCATCTCCCCCAGCTCCTCCAGGACCATTTCCAGGGCGTCCTTGTCCTTCAAGGCTTCCACGTCCTCTTCCGTGATCTTGTCCGCCTCGTCCATGGCGCCCATGACGTCCAAAAGCAGAGAGAACTTGGCCTTCAGGCCCATAAGCCGCCAGCACCGGGCCAGGGTCGTGCGAATGTCCCGGTCTATGGGATGGACCGAGGCCTCGATGGCCGCAGCCTCCTGGATGGCGGTCATCATCTCCTGGCCAGCCTGGATTTCCAGCTTGTCGGCGATCTTTTTTTGAAACGAGGAAAGAAGGAGATGGGAAAGGAGCATGTACGCCCTTTTCTCCTTGATGACGGACACGATGTCCATTTCCTTCCAGCGGTCGGGATTGTTGATGGCTTCCAGGCGGGAGGGGCAAAGCTCCACGCACACCGTGTCAGGCTTTTCCCGTTGAATGACCTGGGCGACCAGGTCGGCGCTCGCCTTGGACACATGGGCCGTGCCCAGGATAACTATTTCCTTGCCGTCCAGTTGAAAGCGGTGAATGTCTTTATCATCGGGATAGCCTGCGCCGTTGTTTTCCGATACTGCTTCTTCCATGTAAAAAAATCCGTTCCTTGCTTCAGGGAATAGGCAAGAACACCTTTTCCCGGTAATAGCGCAATTCGTTTATGGACTCCATGATATCCGCCAGGGCCGTGTGTTCGTGCGTTTTCACAAAAGGCGCCATGTCAGGATACCAGCGTTTGAAAAGCTCCTTGATGGTGCTTACATCCACCATGCG
This genomic stretch from Desulfatibacillum aliphaticivorans DSM 15576 harbors:
- a CDS encoding TraB/GumN family protein, which produces MEEAVSENNGAGYPDDKDIHRFQLDGKEIVILGTAHVSKASADLVAQVIQREKPDTVCVELCPSRLEAINNPDRWKEMDIVSVIKEKRAYMLLSHLLLSSFQKKIADKLEIQAGQEMMTAIQEAAAIEASVHPIDRDIRTTLARCWRLMGLKAKFSLLLDVMGAMDEADKITEEDVEALKDKDALEMVLEELGEMLPQVRTVLIDERDLYMVHTINHAPGDKVVAVVGAGHVPGIKKHFDEQIDIEELESLPPKGKLGKVFKWGIPAAIIALIAYGFLSRGGAVGVEMVGWWVGVNAFFAGLGALLALGHPLTILAAMAAAPLTSLNPMIAAGWVSGLTEAYLRKPQVKDLESLSSDIVTFRGFWKNKVTRILLVTVLSNVGSMIGTFVALPFILRAFGVEQ